Proteins encoded within one genomic window of Xiphophorus maculatus strain JP 163 A chromosome 11, X_maculatus-5.0-male, whole genome shotgun sequence:
- the LOC102216655 gene encoding claudin-9-like translates to MASLALELMGFFLGLLGMLGTLVATVLPYWQISAHIGSNIVTVVANMRGLWMECVYQSTGAFQCETYNSMLALPADLQASRALMVISVVLSVLAIGMASLGMQCTLCLENAGTVKSRVAGAGGVLFLAAGFLSLVPVSWTTHEVVQSFYSPNIPAGMKYELGECLYLGLASALISMLGGGLLSVSCCVEEEGGRGRRHGLGYPYPVGVGMSGTGARTTSQTYRHPTLQMGAVNTASRGQTMVRSTSTSESSAQGAPGAKKPTAAGYDITGYV, encoded by the coding sequence ATGGCATCACTAGCTCTGGAGCTGATGGGCTTCTTCTTGGGCCTCCTGGGCATGCTGGGAACCCTGGTCGCCACGGTGCTGCCCTACTGGCAAATTTCTGCTCACATCGGCTCTAACATCGTCACGGTTGTGGCAAACATGAGGGGCCTGTGGATGGAGTGCGTCTATCAGAGCACAGGGGCCTTCCAGTGTGAGACCTACAACTCCATGCTGGCTCTGCCGGCAGACCTCCAGGCTTCCCGCGCCCTCATGGTCATCTCTGTCGTGTTGTCCGTCCTTGCGATTGGCATGGCGTCTCTAGGGATGCAGTGCACTCTTTGCTTGGAGAATGCGGGGACGGTTAAGAGTCGTGTGGCTGGAGCTGGTGGGGTTTTGTTTCTCGCTGCAGGTTTCCTGTCTCTGGTACCTGTGTCATGGACCACACATGAGGTCGTCCAGAGCTTCTACAGCCCAAACATACCGGCCGGCATGAAGTACGAGCTCGGCGAGTGCCTGTACCTCGGCCTGGCCTCCGCGCTCATCTCCATGCTGGGTGGCGGACTGCTGAGCGTCTCCTGCTGTGTGGAGGAGGAGGGCGGCAGGGGGAGGCGGCATGGGTTAGGATATCCGTACCCAGTAGGAGTTGGGATGTCTGGCACAGGCGCTCGGACAACTTCACAGACCTACCGCCACCCCACCCTGCAAATGGGGGCCGTCAAcacagccagcagggggcagacAATGGTCCGAAGTACTAGTACCTCAGAGTCCAGCGCTCAGGGAGCCCCAGGAGCTAAGAAGCCCACTGCAGCAGGATATGACATCACAGGATATGTGTGA